A part of Capsicum annuum cultivar UCD-10X-F1 chromosome 6, UCD10Xv1.1, whole genome shotgun sequence genomic DNA contains:
- the LOC107875320 gene encoding GDSL esterase/lipase LTL1, translating to MPSPFFATTTTTIFLVVLFIIGTFVSCSEGAPRAFFVFGDSLVDNGNNNYLLTSARADSPPYGIDYPTHRPTGRFSNGFNIPDLISQALGAEATLPYLDPELTGDKLLVGANFASAGIGILNDTGIQFASIIRIARQLQNFQQYQARVSALIGEEQTERLVNGALVLITLGGNDYVNNYFLTPFSARRLQYNLEDFSVYIISEYRKILMRLYELGARRVLVTGSGPLGCVPSSLASRSTNGECAEEPQRASAIFNPLLIQMLKGLNQELGSDVFVAANAVEMQHNFINNPQAYGFVTSKMACCGQGPYNGVGICTPASNLCPNRDVYAFWDPFHPTERANKIIVQTIFTGSDKYMIPMNLSTIMAIDSL from the exons ATGCCTAGTCCATTTtttgctactactactactactattttcCTAGTAGTGTTATTTATTATTGGAACATTTGTAAGTTGTAGTGAGGGTGCTCCTCGTGCTTTCTTTGTGTTTGGTGACTCTCTTGTTGACAATGGCAACAATAATTATCTACTAACTTCAGCAAGGGCTGATTCTCCACCTTATGGCATTGATTATCCTACTCATCGTCCTACTGGCCGTTTTTCCAATGGTTTCAATATACCCGATCTTATAA GCCAAGCTCTTGGTGCTGAGGCAACATTGCCATACTTGGACCCTGAGCTTACTGGAGATAAATTACTTGTTGGAGCAAATTTTGCTTCTGCTGGAATTGGAATTCTGAACGACACTGGAATTCAGTTT GCAAGCATAATAAGAATAGCGAGGCAACTACAGAACTTCCAACAGTACCAAGCACGAGTTAGTGCTCTTATAGGAGAAGAACAGACAGAGAGGCTAGTAAATGGTGCACTTGTTCTTATTACTTTGGGAGGCAATGACTATGTCAACAACTATTTTCTCACACCATTTTCAGCTAGAAGACTTCAGTACAACCTTGAAGATTTCTCTGTTTACATCATCTCAGAATATCGAAAGATCTTGATG AGATTGTATGAATTGGGAGCTAGAAGAGTTTTGGTGACAGGATCAGGTCCATTAGGCTGTGTGCCATCAAGTCTAGCCTCAAGAAGCACCAATGGAGAATGTGCTGAGGAACCTCAAAGAGCTTCTGCTATTTTCAACCCTCTTCTCATTCAAATGCTTAAAGGCCTCAATCAAGAACTTGGCTCTGATGTCTTTGTTGCTGCAAATGCTGTGGAAATGCAACACAACTTCATCAATAATCCCCAAGCTTATG GTTTTGTTACATCAAAGATGGCATGTTGTGGACAAGGACCATATAATGGAGTTGGTATTTGTACTCCTGCTTCAAATTTATGCCCAAATAGAGATGTATATGCATTTTGGGATCCTTTTCATCCTACTGAACGTGCCAACAAAATTATTGTCCAAACAATTTTTACTGGTTCAGACAAATACATGATACCAATGAATTTGAGCACCATTATGGCTATTGACTCTCTCTAA